From the genome of Cervus elaphus chromosome 7, mCerEla1.1, whole genome shotgun sequence:
tcacagataataGAGGACaaaatagtggttaccagtggagggGGACAGGCAATAGAGGTATGAGACTGGGTGGTACAAGCTATTGGGTGTAAGGTAGGTTCAAGGATATATTGTaaaacatggggaatagagccaataTATTgcagtaactataaatggaatgtaacctttaaaatcagataaaaaaaaataaaaattatgtttaaaagtCTCAGAGTATTTAGCCTTCTCTCCCAGCCTTCATGAAAAGCTTTCAGCATCTTAGGATGGAGTCAGATGGAGTCTGGACAGTTCAGACTTGAGTTCCTCTCAAGGCGGTTTTCCATCTGCCTTGTAACCGGACCAAAACCAAATGGTTCCCAAGAGGTGGGAAAAAGCAGGTCCGTGGAAGGTCTCCTGGGAGCAGATGAGGAGCCTGAGATGATAGCAAACTAGACACAAGCTCTTTACTGTCTTAGGGAAAAGAGAACAGGGTTCTGTTCCATTGTGTGCACAAGAAGAAAATGCTGAGGTGAGGTCACACAAAAGGAACAGGAAGGAATGAGAACGCCAGGCTGTGCCGCTCAGCCTGCATTAGCCTGAAGAACTCTGTGTCTCCCAGTTACTGTCCagttcttgtattttattttgtgccAGAAGGTGCACAAGCTCCCTGTGACAGCTAGATAAACAACCCTGAGGCTGACCAAACAACGCTCagatttccaaaataattttttcttcgcGGGGCAATGGAAGCTAGGAGAAGAAACTAGTCAGATACGTTTCTACTCTCCTGGTCAAGGGAAAAACTTCCCTGGACGAAATGTCCAGATATTTGTGGGATGGGAGGAGAAACCACTGAAATCCCCCAGGCCAGTAGCCTCCTCTTCTCATCAGACAATGCTCTCAATTTGAGGGAGGGATTCTGGTCAAAATGTGGATGATGAGTCTTTCTATTTTGaacaacagaatgaaaatttGAGAGTTGGTTctagttttaaaattcattcctTCCTCTGTTTCTCAATCCCACATGCAATTATTTATCCTCCATTCCATCTCCTCTAACCCTCCCCCTCACCCACTCTTTTAATTGAAATTATAGTAGCTCagtcacctgccaattcaggagacctgggttggatccttgggaatggctacccaccccagtattcttgcctgggaaaacccattgacagaggagcctggtgggctacagtccaggggtgccaaagagtcagacatgactgagctactaacactttcacattcatagttgatttacaatgttgtgccaatcttcattgtacagcaaagtgcctcagacacacacatatatattcttttttaaaaatattcttttccaatatgtttCATTCCAGGAGATTAAAtatagtgccctgtgctatacagtaggaccttgctgtttatccattctaaatgtaatagtttgcgtTTACCAATCCCAAAcacccagtccatccctctccctcctccttggcaatcacaagtctgatCTCTGTCTCCCTCATCCACTCCTGAAGAGTCTCCCCATCTCACTCATGCCATGAGCTTGCAGGTACCCAATTGGCCACCAAGACAGTCATCTTTCAACCAAGCCCCGATGTCCAGGTCCAGTTTACCTTTGACCTCTACTGGTAGGGCTGGTTGACAAAAGAAAGCAACGGCTGATAAAACATTGTCTGGAGTCAAGGCTGCTTAGAGGTAGGCAACACCTAAACCAAATGCCATCagttaaaaaactaaaagctatggggcttccctcatagctcagttggtaaaccatctccctgcaatgcaggagacccaggttcaattcctgggtcaggaagatcccctggagaaggaaacggcaacccactccagtattcttgcctggagaatcccatggacagaggagcctgacaggctacagtccatgggattgcaaaagtcagacacgacttagcaactaaaccaccaccaccacaaaaaaCTAAACAGTGAAGCCTGGAAAAAGGACTTGGGAttgaggaggggtggggagggatggctGTGATTTGTAAAAGGTTTTTTGGTCCTGTCTGACATTTCAGGCTCTGTTCTTGTTTTGTTAAATGTCAAGATTGTCATTTTCTAGAGGTGAGGTTTGGGGACGGGGATGGGCAGTGTGCCTAGTTTGGCAGATGTGAAATATCTGAAATATCCAGAAAGGCTTGGACTAAACAAAAAGTAAAGTTCCCACCCAGGTAGGGGCTGTTCCTTGACAATTTCTTGAGGTGCAGGGGGAGCCTCCCAGACTCAAGAGTGTCCACCATGCCCATGGTCTCACCCCATACATAGCCTGCTCTACCCTAaacctgtcttttcttttttgccttttgaatATCCAGTGGAGCCTCATTTAAAAGGCGCGTCTTTGTGATAGCTGTGGCTGCCAAACAGTCCCCAGTCTAAAATGTACTTTGGATTTTGTGCAAAAGTTTGAAATTCCATGTGTTGCGGTCAGTGCCTGTGTTAGGTTATTTTGACCACTGCATCTTTGTAGTAAGGACTAGCATTCAGGGtcttctcttgcttttgtgaGTTACACAGATTCAGATGTCTCGTTACCTGGGTGTATATAGTAGGCTTGTAATATTTTTCAACTGAAGACCTAGTCCTTGTCCTCGGGGAATAGTAAGGCATCCTTGAAATGACCTGAATTCAAAGCACTGATGAAATTGTGATTCTGATTGTGCTCTAAAGGAAAGAATGTCTCTTCTCTGCAAAGATATAAACACAGGCTGGATAAGCTTCTATTTAAGAAGTTATCAAGTAGATTCATGTCTGTTTAGATACTTGCACAAGCAATCTTTAAACTTTGTTCCAACCCTTGGATCCAATGGTTACAGGTCTCTAATTGATTTTTTACACTCAAGGACCATGCAGGATGGGGGGCTGCAAGCTCCTGATGCTCTCCAAGTAGTGGTGAATTTCAAGACACTTCTTCCTAGAAGTTTGAGCCAAAATGTTTAGCGAGAGACACCTGTCTTAGAGCATGGAGGAAAGGTATTTTAGGTGcgagtaaataaatttaatacaGAGATGAAAATAACAAAGTTCAGCTACACACAACAATATGAGGATCCTTCTGGCTTCTCAGCCAGGATGTGAATCACCCCTCTGTCTAGGGCCTCCACACTGTATATGCTACCCACCCGTTAGTCACTTGGTGGCCATGTTGGTTATCAGATCAACTGTTAACAGTATCACTGTTCTTGTGTTCAAATAACccatattttacttaataatggtcCCAAAGTATAAATAATAATGATGCCAGAAATTCAGATATTATCTTACTGAACCTAATTTATGATTTAAGTTTTGCCATAggtatgtatgggcttccctggtagctcagttggttaagaatccacttgcaacgcaggagatccaaattcattccctgggtcaggaagatcccctggagtagaaaatggcaacccattccagtattcttgcctgggaaatcccatggatagaggagcctggcggactacagtccatggggtcacaagagtcagacacgacttagtgactaaacctccATAGGCATATATGTATAGGAAAAACTTAGTATATATAGGGTTTAGTACTCTCTATGATTTCAGGCATCCATTGGGGGTTTTGGAACATACCCCACACCACAGATAAGGGAGGATGACTGCAAgcagagatctctaatctttggaaggcagagaagaaaataGTCCACGTTGCCTTAAGAAGGACATTAGGAGTCCAATGTTGTATCACGTGCATTTGTTACTATTCAAACAGAAAAGAgcattcattttgaaaatattcattgATTGCATGGTTCTTTCCTGACTTTATGTCTGGGCGCACCTTTATTGTAAAGTACTTCAGCAAAAAAAGGAACTGGCATTCAAATAAACCGCCTGACCATGGCCATGTTAATTATACAAAGACTCTTCTAAGCAAACATTTTCAAGCACATATTGGAAACTGTGCTGTTCAACActgtaaaaataaagataaatgggaCAAAACTGGAGCCCTCTTGGAAGGGGAAgacaaggaggagaggagggaggaaagaagtctGTTTGGTGCCCCTGGAATGTCTCTTCATGCAGACATTTAATTTTGCTGCTCTTTGTCTTTAGGAAATAGGGTTGGGTCTTTATCCCTTGTCTTGATGAGCCTTGGAAATCAACTAGGGGACACATCTTATAAACCAACCCTGTATGTTTCAGACTAGACAAAGTGCTAACTACTTGTAGCATCTTCGTCTTTCTGCACCTCTGaagctctttcactctctctgGTCCTTTGTTCTGTTTCCAAGAAGGCTTAGCTGAGACCCTGGGTGGTTAACTTTTCATATCTGCTCAGTTTGAGGTCGTTTAAAGGACATTGAAAATGGAACAGATAATGCAACGTAGGTTCTGAGATTCCCAAATATTGTGGGGGAAGAAAGAGCAGAGGAAATTGCCTGCCACAGGTTGAACAAGTTTTCAATCCTCACTGTGGAGCACTCTAGTACTCCTGAGGACTCCCCTAATACTTTAGTACTCTTGAAGACTACTCTAGTACTTCTGAGGACTCCTCTAATACTCCTATAGTACTAGAGTGGAGGAGGACAGGCCAAGATATACATTAAGAAAGAAGTCTTGCCTTCTGCTTGCCATCATGATTCTGACTTATCTGTAGTTGCCTTTTGAAAACTACTTCCTACAGAAATTCTTTTAGCTATCCCCTCCAGTTTTTTAAATGGCTATAAAAGATTTCAGCCATTTTTctcccccagttttattgagatataattttattgatataattgacaaataacattgtataagtttaaagtgtacaccATAATGCCCTGATACATGCATATACTGCAAAATGTTAACCACATTAAGAGTGGTTAATATTCATCACCAGTTACATTTTTCCCCCCTTGCGATACTTTTTAAGCtctattttcttaactttcaAATATATGGTACAGtcttattaactatagtcaccatgttgtacctcacatctccagaacttatttagATTAAAACTGGAAGTTTCTACCTCTTGATCACTTTCACCCAGTTttcccacccctcaccctccACCTCTGAaaatcacaaatctgatctctatttcttataaatttggattttttaatattccacatgtaagcgaGATCataacaatatttgtttttctctttctggcttatttcacttagcataatgccctcagggtccatccatattgttgaaaatgacttgatttccttcttttttacagctaaatggtatatatatatatatttatatatatatacacgcaccacattttctttacccatgcACCTGTCttagcttgtttccatgtcttggctactgtaaatgatgctgcagtgaagatggtGGTGCAGATGTCTCTTCAGGACAGTGATTTGGTTTCATTCTATTATTCctctaggagtgggattactggatcatctGGTAGATAGTTCtacttttaatcttttgaggaacctccatactgttttccacagtggctgcaccaaatgCCACTCCCATCGGCAGTGCATAAGGGCTCTGATTTGGATCATCTTAAAGGACAGAGGTTTAGAAGCATCTCATTATTGCAGTGATCCAAACCCAGGCACCCCATGTCTTCATCAAAATCCCATTTGTTGCTCTTGCCAGGCAGGGCATATTGGTGATAAGGCTGAGAAGTGTGGGTGAGGAGAAGGGGGTCTTCCTGGGGTGAATGGCATGTGGTGGGAGGGTGGTAGCTGTTAAAATCCACAGGCACCTTCTCTTCATAAAGTTCACCCGCTTGATTTGGCCATATGGGTGGATAGCTGGATTTGGCTGCTGGTGGTTCCACTGGAACCGGCTGGTGGAAGGGTTCTGAAGAGCTCTGGGAAGAGGAGAAGTCGTAGGGCCAGCTGGTCAGAGGAAAAGGGTAACTGGGACAACTGTTGTCATTCAGAGGACTTCGTCCCAAAGCCACGTTCTTATTCCATGTCTGCAGATCACTGTAATCAGAGAAGACTCCAGAGATGGAGGGCTGGAGCAGGTCTCCGCTGCTGGAGACCCGACTGTGGGACAAATCCCATTTGTCGTAGAGCTGAGGGGGACCCAGGGTGGGAGTGAGGTTTGCCAGCTCAGAGGTACCCCCCAAACCATAGCTCTCGGGGAAGGATGAGCCATCATTCCATGCCTTCTGCTGGGGAGTGTAACCTATCACATGTCCGCTGTAACTAGGAGGCAATTGGACAGCTTCCTGGAAAGACCAAGTTAAACTTTCCCAACTTTGTGTTTCACCTGGAAGAGGCTGGAAAGACAAAAGCTCATGTTAATAAGTTAAACTCACCCTACTTCCCCAGGCACCCACGAGTGACCCTGCACAAGCAAGTGCTCTGTGCCTTTTCCTCATTCCCTACATGCTCGAAGCACAAACATGCACAGAGCTTTGCACAAGCTCATGAGGCCTGCAGGAACTCAAGGCTGCTGCCATTTCAGTGCGAAATCTGACCAACCAGGAAGGGCTGCATGGCCCTTCTTTCACTCAGACAGGAGAATGTTTAGAACATTCCACCTCAAATGCAAATCTGAAACCCTAATTGCCTCTGTGAGAAACTTGTAAGGGGCTATGTAAGAAAAATCAAACCACAGCTTCAGAGTTTTACATTATCCTCAGGGGAATCTCAACTTTCTCCTTGACTTCTCTACTTTTTAGTGGATtccaagggattttttttttttttctcaagaaactCCAAGCTCACTTTGTTGAATCACAGACCTCTGGCATATGACGTggtcaattttttttctaaatggagAAAGTATATCATTCTCCAGTTAATCAcaagaaaagaatctgcttgaggACTAAATTATCTTCTTGTTTATGTAAAACTATTGActaatagggctttcctggtggctcagtggtaaagaatctgcctgccaatgcaggagatccaagtttgacccctgggttgagaagtctcctggagaaagaaatggcaacccactccagtattcttgcctggaaaatcccatggacggaggagcctggcaggctatagtccatggggtcacaaaagagtcggacacgacttagcaactaaacaaccacaactgAGGAATAAGAGGACGGAGTTGGAAAGACAGACCAGGAAGGATGAGTGAGAAGAAACCCCCTTCAACTTCTGCCAGGGTTGGTAGGTGGGATAAGGGACTGGTTGCCGGGATTCAGGGGCTCCTATTTCTCTGAAATTATGACTCAAATTATGACTTTTTTCCTTAAGGTACATTAGAACCTCCAAGGATGGACTGGCTCAATTTCTGTACTCCTGAAATGTGGACCATTGACCAGCAGAAAAAGTATGCTGCATgcttgttcagtcacttcagttgtgtccaactctttgtgaccttatggactctagcccaccaggctcctctgttcatgggattctccaggcaagaatactagaatgagttgccatgccctcctccagggtatcttcctgacccagggattgaatccacatctcttatgtctcctgcatcagcaggcgggttctttaccactagcagcaactgggaagcccaggaaaaagTATAGGAATTAGTAAAACACTATTAAGCAGACAAACCCTACCTACACTATGACAGCCAGAAAGCCATGAACATCACAGCACAGTTTGACTGTGGGGAGAAGTGGGCATCCCCACATCCCCAGATGACCACTGTTTTCAGAAACTGCCTGGTTATTTCATCTTGGTCAAGTGCACTAAGGAAATCATCGGCTTCGGGGGAGAATGAAGAAGTATGAGGCTCAGATTTTATGCAGACCATTTCTTTTTGGTTCTAGCAGAAATACAGAGAGTGCCAAACACAGGTTAAGTACTAATTCAGGTCTCTTTTTAACTATAGTAGGGAAGATGATTATGAAATTATATGGACTTTATGGTTGACGGCATGCTGCAAAGATGGTAGACATTAAGAGGAAAACCACATATTCAGTTTCTTCGCCAGATGCTGGCTCATAGGTGAGCCTGAATATATATGATTTGGGGCTCTCCTTTATAGGTTCAAAGACCTGCTAAGAGCATGCTTAATCCATCACAGATAAATTCTGCCTAGGAAtttgtgctcagtcttgtctgactctttgcagccccatggactgcaccttctaagctcttctgtccatggaattttccaggcaggtatactggaatgagttgccatttcctattccaggggatcttcctgacccaggggtagaacccgtatctcttgggtctcctgtattagcaggcagattctttaccactagcggcaTGTGGGAAGCCCTCATTTGTAGGTGATGACAGGGAAATCTACTGCTGCCACCACAGGGATGGCAAGCCCCCAGATATTTTGAAGATGCATGGAGCAAGGTTACCTTTATGTCTGGGCTCTGTTTCAGCTTCGAGGAGACTGAGGAAGACGCTGAGTGCGTTTTCTTCACTGCTCTTCTGGCCTCAGCTTCCAATTTGGTTTCTGGCTTTGGATGGTCATGCTCTCCCTTTGACTTAAAGGAGAAGAAGCAGCAAAATAAACAACTGGATGTACTTCATGGTATGTAAAGTCTTATCTGGTACTCTGCTGTGGGACTGGGTGCTGTTGCAGTTGACTGTTGTCACAAGATCAGAGTAACCTTTTACGACCCTCCCAgggttgggtagcatcaccgattcaatggacatgaggttgagcaaactccgggagatagtgagggacagggaagcctggcatactgcagtccatggggtcgaaaagagtcagacacaacttagtgactgaacaagaagccCACCCACCCGCCGGCCTTTGCTGATGGTACTCCTTCTTTGcactcctctccccagccctgccaaGTCACATTCATAGTGATAATGAGTAACACTGATTACACATATTCTTGAATCTTCAGCGCAATGCTATGAGGGCCACACCATTACCATCACCACCAGCCTACAGAGTAGGAGGAGATGGAGGCATGGAGAGatttaccacctgggaaacctcctCTAGTAAAGTGGGGGAACTGGGATCCAGAGTGTGCCAGAGACAGCCAGGTAGAGAGCCAACTGTTGGCCATTCAGGTATTTTGTGAGCTGGTTGTTAAAAATGGCTtgacactttgctgtacatctgaaattaacacaacactgtaaatcaactatgggtatgtgtgcatgctcagtcatgtccgactctttgagaccccatggactactgggcttctctgtctatgggattttctaagcaagaatactggagtgggttgccatttcctcctccagggtaccttcctccagggatcaaacccgtgtctcttgtgtgtcctgcattggcaggcagcttctttaacactagcgccacctgggaagcccccctcccccaaatcaaatatacttcaatagaattaaaatttttaaaaatatatttgttggaGATACTGAATGAACAAAGAggaaagcaaggaaagaaaatttcaggTGGTCTTGCACAGTTCTACCAAAGAGATCTTTCCAGAGAATTTCTGTCAAGCTTAATATCTTCATTCTCTATTACCTTCAGTATTAATTTTTGATGTGCTTTTGCCATGGAACCCTGTGTTCAACCTTATGATCATGTAAGTATtatgaaaaaatgtatattaaaataattaacttaaaGAAAACCAACTTGAAATCAGCCATGATGAGAACAGTTATATTCCACAAGTTGGCAAACCCTGTACATTCagagcattttcttttccaaggcagGTTTAGCAAGGACTCAGATCCAGACAGTCCAGCTCTCAGAGTCCACTGTTTCTGCCACCTCCCTGGAGAGGACCCCTTAATACCACATTTTACTGAAAACTGGGGCTTCGGGGAGTAAAGCAATGTGTCCATGTTTAGAGAGCTGGTGAA
Proteins encoded in this window:
- the GCM1 gene encoding chorion-specific transcription factor GCMa yields the protein MEPENADSADKELSWDINDMKLPQNVKKTDWFQEWPDAYEKHIYSSDDRNAQRHLSSWAMRNTNNHNSRILKKSCLGVVVCGRDCSVAEGRKVYLRPAICDKARQKQQRKRCPNCDGPLKLIPCRGHGGFPVTNFWRHDGRFIFFQSKGEHDHPKPETKLEAEARRAVKKTHSASSSVSSKLKQSPDIKPLPGETQSWESLTWSFQEAVQLPPSYSGHVIGYTPQQKAWNDGSSFPESYGLGGTSELANLTPTLGPPQLYDKWDLSHSRVSSSGDLLQPSISGVFSDYSDLQTWNKNVALGRSPLNDNSCPSYPFPLTSWPYDFSSSQSSSEPFHQPVPVEPPAAKSSYPPIWPNQAGELYEEKVPVDFNSYHPPTTCHSPQEDPLLLTHTSQPYHQYALPGKSNKWDFDEDMGCLGLDHCNNEMLLNLCPLR